A genomic stretch from Anoplopoma fimbria isolate UVic2021 breed Golden Eagle Sablefish chromosome 8, Afim_UVic_2022, whole genome shotgun sequence includes:
- the nppc gene encoding C-type natriuretic peptide has translation MNLSYLVACGLMVTLLSVRIGAKPLSQAQQKSLRSLLGEELAEFLESEESERRLDAVRSRIRLLRDLRMDTRARGMWARLLNDQPAPRKHKSGNKKGGSTSRSGCFGHKMDRIGTISGMGC, from the exons ATGAACTTGTCATACTTGGTAGCGTGTGGACTTATGGTCACCCTGCTTTCAGTGAGGATTGGGGCAAAACCTTTATCTCAGGCGCAACAGAAG TCTCTTAGAAGTTTGCTGGGCGAGGAGCTGGCGGAGTTTCTGGAGTCGGAGGAGTCGGAGAGACGGCTGGACGCTGTGCGCTCCCGGATACGGTTACTGCGAGATTTACGCATGGACACCCGGGCCAGAGGGATGTGGGCTCGTCTCCTCAACGACCAACCTGCACCGAGGAAACACAAATCGGGAAACAAGAAAGGGGGTTCCACGTCGCGTAGTGGCTGCTTCGGACACAAGATGGACAGGATAGGAACCATCAGCGGCATGGGCTGCTAG